The following DNA comes from Nitrospira sp..
TCTGCCCCTCGGCACAGGTCAGAATAATCCGGGCCCGTTGCGCCAACGCCTGAGCGGGTTTCGGGCGGCGCGTCCACTGCTGCAAGGTCTCTCGTTCAGTTGTCGTCAAGGTCA
Coding sequences within:
- a CDS encoding IS630 family transposase; this encodes MRTGRPTAPLTLTTTERETLQQWTRRPKPAQALAQRARIILTCAEGQ